A segment of the Candidatus Deferrimicrobium sp. genome:
GGAAAAGAAGAAGGAGATCTCCGAGGACGTCGTCAAGCGCGGTCAGGAGCGGGTCCAGAAGGAGACGGACGCCCACGTGAAGAAGATCGACGAGATCCTGAAGTCGATGGCCAGGATCACCGGATCAACGGGACAGGAGCCGGGCGATGTCGTTGTAGAAGACGAGCGCCGTCAGGGTGAGGATGAGCGCGAGTCCCACCTGGTGGGCCAGCGTGCGCACCTGCGGGGAGATCGGCTTGCGCATCAGGCCCTCGACCGAGAAGAAGAGCAGGTGCCCGCCGTCGAGGATCGGGATCGGAAGAAGATTGAGGATCCCGAGGTTGACGCTCAGCAGGCCGAGGAAGTAGGCGAAGGGGGAGACTCCCTGGCGGGCCTGGTCCCCCGCGATCTGCGCGATGAGGATCGGCCCCCCCAACGTCTCGGACGGAAGGACGCGCGTGATGAGCTTCACCACCGTCATCACGGTGAGATAAATGAGTTTCCCGGTTTCCTGCCCCGCCCGGAGGAAGGCCGCGCCCGGCCCAATACTGCGGTAGACCACCTCCTGCCCCGCGACGATCCCGATCTTCGGTTCGGAGACCTTTTCCCCCAAGACGGTGCGACCCTCCCGCATCTCCGGGGCCACGGGAATCGTCATTTCCGACCCGTCGCGCTTCACCGTGACCCGAAGGGGCCTACCCGAGCTCCCCGCGCGGATCTTCGCCGCGAGATCCTCCCAGGTGGTCACCGTTTCGCCGTCGATCCGGAGAACCACGTCCCCTTTCCGAAGCCCCGCGCGGGCGGCCGGGGTGTCGGGAGCGATGTCGCCGATGCGGGGGGTCAGCGACGGGATGCCGCCGAGGAAGACGACCCAGAAAACGAGGAGGGCGAAGACGAGGTTCCCCATCGGTCCGGCGGCCACGATCGCCATCTTCACCCAGACCGGTTTCTGCTGGAAGGAGCGCGCCAGCTGTTCGGGTGGCACCTCCTCCCCCTCGCTCTCCCCGACGAGCTTCACGTACCCCCCGAGGGGAACCGCGGAGAGCAGGTATTCGGTTTCTCCGCGCTGGATCCCGGCGATTTTCGGCCCGAAGCCGAACGAGAACTTCGTGACGCCGACTCCGAGTTTTCGGGCCACGATGAAGTGGCCGAACTCATGGACGAAGATGAGAATGCCGAGGACGAGGATGAACGACAGAAAATAGATCACGATGGTTGGTGTCTCCTGTGTCGTGATAGTTCGTTCCGCGCATCACGGCGGGCCTGCGCATCGGCTGCGAGCACATCCTGTAGCGTTCGGGCCGTGAACGGCGCCGACCATGACGATAGCACCCGGTCGACGACGCGGATGATGTCGGTGAAACCGATTTGTCCGGCCAGGAACGCCAGGACCGCCTCCTCGTTGGCGCCGCTCAAGACCGCCGGCGCCGAGCCGCCCGTCTCCGCGGCGGCGTAGGCAAGATTGAGGGCAGGAAACCTCTTCCGGTCGGGCCGCTCGAAAATCAACCCTTTTATTTGATGCGGCCGCAGACGGGACAGTTCCAGGGGGAGCCGCCCGGGGTGCGAGAAGGCGTACCCAATGGGAATCCGCATGTCCGGGACCCCCATCTGCGCCATCACGCTTCCATCGCTGAATTCCACCATCGAGTGGACCACCGATTGGGGGTGGATCACAACGTCGATCCTCGAGGGGGGGAGGCCGAACAGCCACGTAGCCTCGATCACTTCGAGCCCCTTGTTCATGAGGGTGGCGGAATCCACGGAGATCTTCGCCCCCATCCGCCAGGTGGGGTGTCCCAGCGCCTGCGCCACGGTGGCCGACCGCATCCGCGAGACGGTGTAGGTGCGGAACGGGCCGCCGGAGGCGGTGAGGAGGATCCGGAGGATCTCTTCCCGGCGACGCCCCGCGATCGCCTGGAAGACCGCGGAGTGCTCGCTGTCGACGGGGAGGATCTCTCCCTTCCCTCGCCGCGCGGCGGAGGTCACGAACTTCCCGGCCATCACGAGAAGTTCCTTGTTCGCCAGGGCGATCCGCTTTCCCTTTTCCGCGGCGGCGATGACCGGACGGATGGAGGAGATCCCGGATGCCGCGGCGAGGACGATGTCGACGTTCCCCGCGCATGCCGCCTCCCGCATCCCCTCTTCCCCGAAGAGGAGGCGCGTCCCCCGGGGAAACTCCTTCCGGAGATCCTCGCCGTTCCCCCCGGAGAGGCAGACGACGTCGGGCCGGAAGCGACGGGCGAGATCGGCCAGCGCCCGGGCGTTCGTCCCGGCGCACAGCGCCGTCGCGCGAAACCGGCGTGGGAACCGGGAGATGATGTCCAGCGCGTTCCGGCCGACGGAGCCGGTCGCACCCAGAACCGCCACCCCCTGGCGTCTCACGCGGCCACCCCGACGTGGGACGACAGCGCCGCGAAGAGGTAGAGGACGGGGCCGGCGGCGAGAATCCCGTCGGCCCGGTCGAGCATCCCCCCGTGCCCGGGCAGGATCGTCCCGCTGTCCTTCACCCCGGCCGCACGTTTGATCAGCGACTCGAACAGGTCCCCCGCCTGCCCGGAGATCCCCACTGCCGCCCCGGCGGCGGCAACATATACCGCCGGAACGAAGGGAAGAAAACCGTGCGCGTAGAGAACGGAGAAGGCGACGCTCCCGAGGAGTCCCCCGACCGCTCCTTCCACCGTCTTGTTCGGCGAGACAGCCGGGGCGAGCTTCCTCCGGCCGATCGCCCTTCCCGTGAAGTAGGCGAACGTGTCCCCCGCCGCCACCGCGAGGATCCCGAGGAGCACCCAGTGCTCTCCGCGCGGGAGGAGGAGCGTCCGCGGGTACGTCGACAGAAGACCCCCGACGTAGATCGTCCCGAGAGAGAGCGTCGCCACCCTGCGCGCTTTTTCGACGGGGTCAGCCGCTCCCGGAAGGACATGGAAGACCGACAGGAGGACGCAAACGAGAAGCGCCGGTACGGCGAAGGAACCCGGCAGCAGCGCCGTCGATAAATATGCGAGAACGGCGAGCGCGACACCGCTCACGCGATCCCCCGCGCCGTGTAGGAACATCCGGAAGCCTTCGTCCGCGCAAAGCGCCGCGGCGACAGCGCATAGCAGCAGGAACGGCCAACCCCCGGGGCGCCCCACCGAGAGCAGGATGGAGGCGACCAGGAGAGGGATGAGAACGGCGGCGGTGGCGATCCGTTTCCAGAGCATCGCTACCCTCCGGGGGGCTTCGCGGCCTGCTCGTCGGTCAGCCCGAAGCGCCGGTGGCGGCGGGAATACTCCTCGAGCGCCTGGAGGAACTCCGCCTTGCCGAAATCGGGCCACAGCACCTCCGTGAAGGCGAACTCGGCGTAGGCGGATTGCCAGAGCAGGAAGTTGCTGATGCGGAACTCCCCGCTGGTGCGGATGACGAGGTCCGGATCGGGGATCCCGTCGGTGTCGAGGCGGGAGGAGAACATCTCCTCCGTGATCTCTTGCGGGGCGATCTTTCCCTCCGCCGCTTCTGCGGCGAGACGGCGCGCCGCGCGGACGATCTCGTTGCGCCCCGCGTACGAAAGCCCCAGCGTCAAGATCATCTCGGTGTTCCCCTCCGTGGTGGAGACGGTGCGCTCCAGGACCCGCCGGACGGCGATCGGAAGGGAGGAGATCTCTCCGATGACGCGGAGCCGGATCCGGTGCCGGAGGAGCAGGGAAAGCTCACTGACGAGGAACTCCTTCAGGAGGGTCATGAGCGCGAGGACCTCGGGCTCGGGCCGGCCCCAGTTCTCGAGCGAAAAGGCGTACAGGGTGAGGCAGGGGATGCGCAGCTCCCGGGCGCACTCCACGACGGCGCGGACGGCGCGGACCCCCATTCGGTGTCCCTCGACGCGCGGAAGCCCCCGCAGGTTCGCCCACCGGCCGTTGCCGTCCATGATGATGGCCACGTGCCGCGGCAATGAGGGGAGGCCGCCTCCTCCGGAGGTCATCAGACCTCCAAAATCTCCTGTTCCTTCGACTTCAGGATCTCGTCGATCTTCTTCACGTGGGCGTCCGTCTCCTTCTGGACCCGCTCCTGACCGCGCTTGACGACGTCCTCGGAGATCTCCTTCTTCTTTTCCTTCTCCTTCAGCTTTTCGATCGCCTCGCGGCGGACGTTGCGAACCCCCACGCGGGCATCCTCGGCCATCTTCCGGACCACCTTGGCCAGCTCCTTGCGCCGTTCCTCCGTCAGGGGTGGAATCGGGATGCGGACCGTCTTCCCGTCGCTGGACGGGTTCAGCCCGAGGCCGCTTCCCTGGATCGCCTTCTCGATCGGCCCGATCATCTTGGTGTCCCAAGGGGTGACGGTGATCAGGCGGCTCTCCGGGACGGAGAGGGTCCCCACCTGCTGGAGCGGGGTGGGGGTCCCGTAATAGTCCACCTTGACCCCGTCCAGCAGCGAGAAGGAGGCGCGCCCCGTGCGCACCTTTCCCAGCTCCTTCCGGAACGCTTCGATGCTCCGCTCCATGCGGGCGGAGGTGTCCTTCACCAGCGCTTCCATCACTTCCCTCCGTGGACCACGGTGCCGATCCTCTCGCCGAGCACCGCCTTCAGGATGTTCCCCTTCTTCGTCAGGTTGAACACGACGATGGGGAGGTCGTTGTCCATGCACAGGGAGATGGCGGTGGCGTCCATGACCTTGAGGTTCTTCCGGAGGACGTCGAGGTAGGTCAGGCGGGAGTACTTCTTCGCCTTCGGGTCAAGCATCGGGTCCCGATCGAACACGCCGTCGACCTTGGTGGCCTTGAGGATGGCGTCGGCGTTGATCTCCATCGCTCGCAACGCCGCCGCGGTGTCCGTCGTGAAATACGGGTTTCCGGTCCCCGCCGCGAAGATGACCACCCGTCCCTTTTCGAGGTGGCGCAGGGCGCGCCGGCGGATGTACGGCTCGGCGATCGTGCGCATCTCGATCGCGCTCAGCACGCGGGTCGTGACGCCGGTCCGCTCGAGGACACCCTGCAGGGCGAGGCTGTTGATGACCGTCGCCAGCATCCCCATGTAATCCGCGGTGGCGCGTTCGATGCCGAAGCCCCGGCTGGTGCCGATCCCCCGGAAGATGTTTCCTCCGCCGACGACGAGTGCCACCTGGACGCCGAGTCCGACGACCTCCCGGATCTCGGCCGACAGGCCGGCGAGGATCGCGTCGTCGATCCCGTACGCCTGCTTCCCCATCAGGGCTTCCCCCGACAGCTTCAGCAGGATCCGGCGGTACGACGGTTTCGCCACGCTACCTCCGCTGGGCGGCGGGTCGGATCGATCACCCGTGCCCGAGCTGTTTAGCCACCTCGGCGGCCAGGTCGTCCGACCGCTTTTCCATCCCCTCGCCGACCTGGAAGCGGGCGAAAGCGCAAACCGCGATCGGAGCGCCTGCGGCCTTCCCCGCGTCCGCGAGGAGCTGCGAGACCTTCCGGTCCGGGTCCTTGATGAACGCCTGCTCGACGAGGCAGAAATCGCCGAAATACTTCTCCAGCTTCCCTTCGGCGATTTTGTCCAGGATCCTGTCGGGTTTCCCCGAAGCCTTGGCCTGCTCGCGGTAGATCGTCTTCTCATGCTCGATCACCGGCGCGGGCACGTCGGCCCTGCCGATGTACGACGGATTGGCGGCCGCCACCTGCATCGCGAGATCCTTCGCCAGGGCGGCCACCGCGGCGTTCGATCGATCCGCACCCGATACCGCCACGAGGACCCCGATCTTCCCTCCCGCGTGGATGTACGGAACGACCATGCCGGGCGTCCCCGCCGGCGTTTCGAGGCGCGCGAACCGACGGAAGGAGATTTTCTCGCCGATCTTCGCGACCGCTTCGACCAGCTTTTCGTCGAGGCTCCCGCCGCCGGCCGGCAACGTCAGGGCCTCGTCGACGTCCCGCGGCGCCTTGGCGTTGACCAGGGCGGCGACACCCTTCGCCAGCACGACGAAGTCGTCGGTCCGGGCCACGAAGTCGGTCTCGCAGTTCACCTCGACCAACGCCCCCGAGTTCCCCTCCACGTGGGCGCAGACGACCCCCTCGGATGCGATCCGCGAAGACTTCTTCGCGGCCGCCGCCAGGCCCTTCTTCCGGAGGTGGTCGATCGCCGCCTCCATGTCCCCATTCGACGCCGCGAGCGCCGCCTTGCAATCCATCAAGCCCGCGCCGGTCTTCTCGCGGAGCTCCTTGACCATCCCGGATGTGATCTGCATTCCACTGGATCTCCCTGATCGTTCGGGCCGCTTGGGACCCGGAATTATTCCGCCGCCGGGGTGACCTGCGCCCCCGCGGGAGGCTTCGGTGCGATGGAGACTTCCTCATCCCCCTCGGTGGAGATGAGCGATACGGTGACCTCCGGCGGCGCCGCCTCCTTGTCGACGCGGGAGGCGTTTTTCTCCGCATAGGCCGCCTTCCCCTCGAGGATCGCGTCCGCCATCTTGGAGAGGAAAAGCTTGATCGCGCGGATGGCGTCATCGTTCCCGGGGATCACGATGTCGATCAGGTCGGGGTCGCAGTTCGTGTCCACGATGGCGACGATGGGGATCCCCAGCCGCCGGCCCTCGAGGATCGCGATCGTCTCCCTCGACGGGTCGACGACGAACATCGCGTCCGGCACGCGCCGGAGATCCCGGATGCCGCCGAGAGTTTTCTCGAGCTTCATCCTTTCCTTCTCGAGTTGAAGGACTTCCTTTTTCGGGAGCCGCTCGGCGGTGCCGTCGGTTCCGATCTCCGAAAGCTTCTGCAACCGGTCGAGGCTCTTCCGGATCGTGGTGAAGTTGGTGAGCATCCCGCCCAGCCAGCGCTGGTTGACGTACGGCGTGCCGGCCCGCCGGGCCTCCTCCTCCACCGCCTCCTGGGCCTGCTTCTTCGTGCCGACGAAGAGGACCGTCTTCCCCTCCGCCGCCATGCTACGCACCGCCTCGTAGGCGGCCCGGAACATCTTCACCGTCTGCTGAAGGTCGATGATGTAGATGCCGTTGCGTGCGGTGAAAATGTACCGCTTCATCTTCGGGTTCCAACGCTTCGTCTGGTGCCCGAAGTGGACCCCCGCCTCCAGCAGTTGCTTCATGGAGATTACCGCGCTCTGCCCGTTCGCCATTCCTTTCTTTCCTCCTTCGGTTTAGGGGTTGTTCCGCCGGGCGCTCCTCCCCTCCCCATTTACCCCGTCGATACGGGGCACCCCGGGGAGAGTCCCGCCCGTGGGTGATATACCGCAGCTAAGCCTTGCATCTATATCATGATCGATACCCCGAGTTCAACTTCACATACTCGGCGCTCAAATCCGAGAAATACACGTAGTCGCTCCCGCTCCCAAGACCGAGGTCGACTTCGATGGCGTACGCCTCCGCCCGGATCTTCGGGGCGGCGCGGCGCTCCGCGGCCGGGTCGGGACGCATCCCCCGGCGCAGCAGCGTTTCCCCGGCGAACCGCATCGAGACCCTCATCGGGTCCACCGCGATCCCCGCCCGCCCGAGCACCGCGATCACCCGGCCCCAGTTCAGGTCGGCGCCGTGCACGGCGGTTTTCACCAGGGGGGAGGAAGCGGCCGCGCGTGCCGCCTTCGTCGCGTCCGCGGCGGTTCGCGCGCCGGTGACCGAAAGACGGACCACCCGGGTCGCCCCCTCGCCGTCGCGCACGATCATCAGTGCGAGTTCCAGCAGCAGCGACAGGAGCGCCCCCCGGAACGCGTCGAGGGCCTTCCCTCCCAACGGGGGCAGGCCGCACTCGCCGTTGGCGAAAAGAGCCGCGGTGTCGTTTGTGCTCGTGTCTCCATCGACGACGATGCGGTTGAACGTCGCATCGGCCGCCTCGCGCAGCAGGCGCCGGGCGATGGCGGGAGTCAGCGCCGCGTCGGTGAAGGCGTAGGCGAGCATCGTTCCCATGTTCGGGGCGATCATCCCGGCGCCCTTCGCTATCCCGCCGATCGTGATCGTGCGCCCCCCGGTTCGGATCCTCCGGATCCCGCGCTTCGGAAAGGCGTCCGTCGTGCAGATCGCCTCCCCCGCTCTTGCGATCCCCTTCGGGGAGAGGCGGGCGGCGAGGTCCGGCATGGCCGCGACGATCTTTTCCACCGGCAGCGGCA
Coding sequences within it:
- the tsf gene encoding translation elongation factor Ts produces the protein MQITSGMVKELREKTGAGLMDCKAALAASNGDMEAAIDHLRKKGLAAAAKKSSRIASEGVVCAHVEGNSGALVEVNCETDFVARTDDFVVLAKGVAALVNAKAPRDVDEALTLPAGGGSLDEKLVEAVAKIGEKISFRRFARLETPAGTPGMVVPYIHAGGKIGVLVAVSGADRSNAAVAALAKDLAMQVAAANPSYIGRADVPAPVIEHEKTIYREQAKASGKPDRILDKIAEGKLEKYFGDFCLVEQAFIKDPDRKVSQLLADAGKAAGAPIAVCAFARFQVGEGMEKRSDDLAAEVAKQLGHG
- the pyrH gene encoding UMP kinase, with product MAKPSYRRILLKLSGEALMGKQAYGIDDAILAGLSAEIREVVGLGVQVALVVGGGNIFRGIGTSRGFGIERATADYMGMLATVINSLALQGVLERTGVTTRVLSAIEMRTIAEPYIRRRALRHLEKGRVVIFAAGTGNPYFTTDTAAALRAMEINADAILKATKVDGVFDRDPMLDPKAKKYSRLTYLDVLRKNLKVMDATAISLCMDNDLPIVVFNLTKKGNILKAVLGERIGTVVHGGK
- a CDS encoding phosphatidate cytidylyltransferase, which codes for MLWKRIATAAVLIPLLVASILLSVGRPGGWPFLLLCAVAAALCADEGFRMFLHGAGDRVSGVALAVLAYLSTALLPGSFAVPALLVCVLLSVFHVLPGAADPVEKARRVATLSLGTIYVGGLLSTYPRTLLLPRGEHWVLLGILAVAAGDTFAYFTGRAIGRRKLAPAVSPNKTVEGAVGGLLGSVAFSVLYAHGFLPFVPAVYVAAAGAAVGISGQAGDLFESLIKRAAGVKDSGTILPGHGGMLDRADGILAAGPVLYLFAALSSHVGVAA
- the rpsB gene encoding 30S ribosomal protein S2: MANGQSAVISMKQLLEAGVHFGHQTKRWNPKMKRYIFTARNGIYIIDLQQTVKMFRAAYEAVRSMAAEGKTVLFVGTKKQAQEAVEEEARRAGTPYVNQRWLGGMLTNFTTIRKSLDRLQKLSEIGTDGTAERLPKKEVLQLEKERMKLEKTLGGIRDLRRVPDAMFVVDPSRETIAILEGRRLGIPIVAIVDTNCDPDLIDIVIPGNDDAIRAIKLFLSKMADAILEGKAAYAEKNASRVDKEAAPPEVTVSLISTEGDEEVSIAPKPPAGAQVTPAAE
- a CDS encoding isoprenyl transferase: MTSGGGGLPSLPRHVAIIMDGNGRWANLRGLPRVEGHRMGVRAVRAVVECARELRIPCLTLYAFSLENWGRPEPEVLALMTLLKEFLVSELSLLLRHRIRLRVIGEISSLPIAVRRVLERTVSTTEGNTEMILTLGLSYAGRNEIVRAARRLAAEAAEGKIAPQEITEEMFSSRLDTDGIPDPDLVIRTSGEFRISNFLLWQSAYAEFAFTEVLWPDFGKAEFLQALEEYSRRHRRFGLTDEQAAKPPGG
- the dxr gene encoding 1-deoxy-D-xylulose-5-phosphate reductoisomerase; protein product: MRRQGVAVLGATGSVGRNALDIISRFPRRFRATALCAGTNARALADLARRFRPDVVCLSGGNGEDLRKEFPRGTRLLFGEEGMREAACAGNVDIVLAAASGISSIRPVIAAAEKGKRIALANKELLVMAGKFVTSAARRGKGEILPVDSEHSAVFQAIAGRRREEILRILLTASGGPFRTYTVSRMRSATVAQALGHPTWRMGAKISVDSATLMNKGLEVIEATWLFGLPPSRIDVVIHPQSVVHSMVEFSDGSVMAQMGVPDMRIPIGYAFSHPGRLPLELSRLRPHQIKGLIFERPDRKRFPALNLAYAAAETGGSAPAVLSGANEEAVLAFLAGQIGFTDIIRVVDRVLSSWSAPFTARTLQDVLAADAQARRDARNELSRHRRHQPS
- the argJ gene encoding bifunctional glutamate N-acetyltransferase/amino-acid acetyltransferase ArgJ; this translates as MKPPKEIVVPGFRGAGTACGIKKAGKPDLALVVSDRPCVSAVVFTRNKVAAAPVVWGKALRTRSRLRGIVVNSGNANACTGAVGIRAVRETSRAAGNALGLPVDSLLIGSTGVIGVPLPVEKIVAAMPDLAARLSPKGIARAGEAICTTDAFPKRGIRRIRTGGRTITIGGIAKGAGMIAPNMGTMLAYAFTDAALTPAIARRLLREAADATFNRIVVDGDTSTNDTAALFANGECGLPPLGGKALDAFRGALLSLLLELALMIVRDGEGATRVVRLSVTGARTAADATKAARAAASSPLVKTAVHGADLNWGRVIAVLGRAGIAVDPMRVSMRFAGETLLRRGMRPDPAAERRAAPKIRAEAYAIEVDLGLGSGSDYVYFSDLSAEYVKLNSGYRS
- the rseP gene encoding RIP metalloprotease RseP; amino-acid sequence: MIYFLSFILVLGILIFVHEFGHFIVARKLGVGVTKFSFGFGPKIAGIQRGETEYLLSAVPLGGYVKLVGESEGEEVPPEQLARSFQQKPVWVKMAIVAAGPMGNLVFALLVFWVVFLGGIPSLTPRIGDIAPDTPAARAGLRKGDVVLRIDGETVTTWEDLAAKIRAGSSGRPLRVTVKRDGSEMTIPVAPEMREGRTVLGEKVSEPKIGIVAGQEVVYRSIGPGAAFLRAGQETGKLIYLTVMTVVKLITRVLPSETLGGPILIAQIAGDQARQGVSPFAYFLGLLSVNLGILNLLPIPILDGGHLLFFSVEGLMRKPISPQVRTLAHQVGLALILTLTALVFYNDIARLLSR
- the frr gene encoding ribosome recycling factor, giving the protein MMEALVKDTSARMERSIEAFRKELGKVRTGRASFSLLDGVKVDYYGTPTPLQQVGTLSVPESRLITVTPWDTKMIGPIEKAIQGSGLGLNPSSDGKTVRIPIPPLTEERRKELAKVVRKMAEDARVGVRNVRREAIEKLKEKEKKKEISEDVVKRGQERVQKETDAHVKKIDEILKSKEQEILEV